The sequence below is a genomic window from Paenibacillus silvisoli.
GCCGTTTCGTGCCCGATAGCGAGCTGAGCCGGCTGAACCGGCATGCCGGAAGCAGCTTCCTCGTCTCCGCCGCGATGCTGGAGGTACTTCAGCTATCCGACTTATATCGAGAGCTGACGGACGGCACCTTCGATCCTTTCGTGCGCGAAGCGCTGCTGCGCAGCGGATACAGCCGTTCTTTCGAGGAGCTTGCAGCCGGCGCGGCCGCTTCGCACGCGGGCGAAGCGCTAAACCGGACGCCTCGGCTGCCATTCAAGCTCGATGCCGCCATGCGCTCCGTCCTGCTGCCCGCGGGCAGCTCGCTCGATCTCGGCGGCATCGTCAAAAGCTGGGCCGTCAAGCGGCTCGCGGACTGGTTCCGCACCAAGCGCCAAACCGCCTTCGGCCTCATTAACGCCGGCGGCGACCTTACGGCTTGGGGAGCGCCCGAAGCGGCGCCATGGCGTATCGGCATCGAGCACCCTTGGGAGAGCCGGTCCGAGCTCGGACGCATTTGGTTGACGGCGGGCGCCTCCGCCACGTCCAGCACGCTGGGCCGGCTGTGGCAGACGAACGCCGGAACCATGCATCATCTGATCGACCCGGCGACGATGGCTCCGAGCAGCAGCGATATCGTGCAGTGCACGACCGCCGGCAGCGACCCCGTCGCCTGCGAGATTTGGGCCAAAACGCTGTGCATCCTCGGATCGGAAGCCGGCCTCTCCTTGTTGTCCCGCCGCGCCGCTCCTGTCGAAGCGCTTTTGTTCAGCCGCGATCGACGCCTTATTTTCTATGGCAGCCCGTCATCCATCCACTCTACCTGGCGCAATGTGCCGATCGATCAACTTGTCGAGCCGAGTGTTCCATATAGAAGAA
It includes:
- a CDS encoding FAD:protein FMN transferase; amino-acid sequence: MDDNAVTFQFKAMNTTVACTLSCSSEAEAELLEGEAQSWFDYVEDRFSRFVPDSELSRLNRHAGSSFLVSAAMLEVLQLSDLYRELTDGTFDPFVREALLRSGYSRSFEELAAGAAASHAGEALNRTPRLPFKLDAAMRSVLLPAGSSLDLGGIVKSWAVKRLADWFRTKRQTAFGLINAGGDLTAWGAPEAAPWRIGIEHPWESRSELGRIWLTAGASATSSTLGRLWQTNAGTMHHLIDPATMAPSSSDIVQCTTAGSDPVACEIWAKTLCILGSEAGLSLLSRRAAPVEALLFSRDRRLIFYGSPSSIHSTWRNVPIDQLVEPSVPYRRKEGERLD